In one window of Canis lupus baileyi chromosome 12, mCanLup2.hap1, whole genome shotgun sequence DNA:
- the LOC140601029 gene encoding uncharacterized protein, with protein MRDFPLAAGGTHPENAGAARGKDPLPQQRKTKRKKAYRWPALRDAPNKQRAATTALSSCFCCCPRGTR; from the coding sequence ATGCGAGATTTTCCTTTGGCAGCAGGAGGCACACACCCAGAGAATGCTGGAGCTGCAAGGGGAAAGGACCCACTTCCacagcagagaaaaacaaagaggaaaaaggcATACAGGTGGCCAGCGCTAAGGGACGCACCCAACAAGCAGCGGGCCGCTACCACTGCCCTGAGCAGCTGCTTCTGTTGCTGCCCGAGAGGAACTCGGTGA